Proteins from one Cryptomeria japonica chromosome 4, Sugi_1.0, whole genome shotgun sequence genomic window:
- the LOC131034978 gene encoding taxadiene 5-alpha hydroxylase: MEAKEFFLFLTDKTTITSFIGVIVICMVGMWMKKKKKRRNSLPPGTLGQPLVGETIRFLRAFKLNKIDEFISERVVAYGPVFKTRLFGQPTVVFTGPAGNQFWLFNDGKLFHGNARGPHRAILGVNSLLDRNGEDHKRMRAAFMNFFAPESLKKVVGNMDSVVRRHLDDFWEGRDLVHAVPLMKFQTFSVTCNVLFNLQDKDQVEELRDHFTVAAEGIYSFPLNFPGSRLHRALRARSHIDRILSSLIARRKDDILEGRESSYPDLISTLLKITNNEGKPLSDQELKDNIVVLTIAGYETTAMTLALMCKLLAANPHCFHRIAQESEEIVSGKCGEEQLTWEDVQRMKYLWMVVQETLRIIPPVSGIFRQAIMDIVYEGYTIPKGWALYWSNYSTVYLEDLFREPHKFNPTRFEGSYRLPPYSFMPFGGGPRMCPGNEYAKLEILITMHHLVKRYRWISEDPEEPIVRNPLCFPARGLPLKLSSIQKA; the protein is encoded by the exons ATGGAGGcaaaagaatttttccttttcctaactGATAAAACCACAATTACGTCTTTTATAGGTGTGATAGTGATTTGTATGGTGGGGatgtggatgaagaagaagaagaagagaagaaattccCTTCCGCCTGGAACTCTGGGCCAGCCTTTAGTTGGAGAAACAATTCGGTTTCTCCGAGCTTTCAAGCTCAACAAAATAGACGAATTCATCAGTGAGAGGGTGGTGGCGTATGGACCGGTTTTCAAAACGCGCTTATTTGGGCAGCCCACTGTAGTTTTCACCGGACCGGCCGGTAACCAATTCTGGCTGTTTAACGATGGGAAGCTCTTTCATGGCAATGCCCGAGGCCCGCACAGAGCCATTCTGGGCGTAAATTCTTTGCTCGACAGAAACGGAGAAGACCACAAGCGTATGCGAGCCGCCTTTATGAATTTCTTCGCTCCCGAGTCGCTGAAAAAAGTGGTCGGAAACATGGATTCCGTCGTACGCCGCCACCTCGACGACTTCTGGGAAGGTCGAGATTTGGTCCATGCTGTCCCTCTGATGAAGTTCCAGACTTTCTCGGTCACATGTAATGTGCTGTTCAACTTGCAGGATAAGGACCAAGTGGAGGAGCTTCGCGACCATTTTACGGTGGCCGCCGAGGGGATTTACAGCTTCCCATTGAATTTTCCGGGAAGTCGGCTGCATCGTGCCTTAAGGGCCAGGTCTCATATTGACCGGATTCTTTCCTCGCTTATAGCACGACGGAAGGACGACATTCTAGAAGGTCGTGAGTCTTCATACCCAGATTTAATTTCGACTCTGTTGAAGATTACTAACAATGAAGGGAAGCCTCTTAGCGACCAAGAATTGAAAGATAATATCGTGGTTCTCACCATTGCTGGTTATGAGACTACTGCCATGACGCTTGCTCTTATGTGCAAGTTGCTTGCTGCTAATCCTCACTGCTTTCATCGAATAGCCCAAG AGAGCGAAGAGATTGTTTCCGGCAAATGTGGTGAAGAGCAGCTGACTTGGGAGGACGTTCAGCGCATGAAGTACCTGTGGATGGTTGTTCAGGAAACGCTGCGTATCATTCCTCCCGTTTCAGGGATATTCCGACAGGCCATCATGGATATTGTGTACGAAGGATACACCATTCCCAAAGGATGGGCG CTCTACTGGTCAAATTATTCAACAGTCTATCTCGAGGATTTATTTCGAGAGCCACACAAATTCAATCCCACGCGATTCGAAGGCTCGTATCGGTTACCTCCGTACAGCTTCATGCCGTTTGGGGGAGGGCCGCGCATGTGCCCAGGAAATGAGTATGCAAAACTGGAGATACTGATAACAATGCATCATCTGGTGAAAAGATACAGATGGATTTCAGAGGATCCGGAGGAACCTATTGTTCGAAATCCTCTCTGTTTTCCTGCCAGGGGactccctctcaagctttcttccatTCAGAAAGCGTAA